The sequence CACCCCATCCGGGCAAAGTCATTAAGGAACTGTGCCTTTTACCTTTGGGCTTAAGCGTTACAGAAACGGCTAAAGGGCTTGGCGTTTCCCGTAAAACATTATCAGCATTGCTCAATGGTCATGCTGGAATTTCACCTGAAATGGCCATAAGACTTTCCAAAGCCTTTGGCGGGAGCGCAGAAAGTTGGCTTATCCAACAAACTCAGTATGACTTATGGCAGGCAATGCAAAATGAAAAAGAAATTAAAGTTAAAGCATTTGCATAGAACTCTGCAAAATTTACTGAGCCTGATGACAATGAAAACTGTCTTTTTTAAGGGCTTGTTGTGCGGAGAGGGAGTTGGTAGGATGTTTTCCAGGTGAGTGAAGATGGTTGGTTATAATTTTATTTTATTCGGGAGGTTATATGCAAACGCAGCTTAACGGTATTCAATTGGCTTATGATGAAGTAGGAGAGGGGCCCGCAGTATTGTTGATTCATGGATTTCCTCTTGGCCGTCAAATGTGGCGCCCCCAGGCGGAGGCTTTGGCCGCCGCCGGATTCCGGGCTGTTGTTCCCGATCTTAGGGGATTCGGGGAGAGTGAGCCGGGCACTGAGGTTGGCTCCACGGATCTGTTGGCTGATGATTTGATCGCGCTGCTGGATTATCTCGGTATCGAGAAAGCCGTGGTCGGCGGAATGTCTATGGGCGGGTATGTGATGCTTAACCTGCTGGCCCGGTATCCGGAACGGTTTTCTGCGGCCTGCTTTATCGTTACCCGCGCTGACGCGGATGATGAAACCGCCCGGGGCAAGCGCAACCATCTGATCGCCGAGATTGAAGCAGGCCGGCCGGATGCGGTGCCGAATGCTTTTACCCCGCTTCTTTTTGCCGACCAGACTGTTGCTGACCGTCCTGAGTTGGTGGAGGAGGTGCGCGGCTGGATGACGGCGACCCCTCCCTCCGGTTTGATTTTGGGGCTGCAAGCGATTCGGGATCGGGGTGATTCATCGGCGTTGCTGTCCCTGCTGAAGATCCCCGCATTGGTCATGGGCGCCCAGGAGGACAAGGCGATTCCACCGGAAAAATCAACGGATATGGCAGAGCAGATT comes from uncultured Desulfobacter sp. and encodes:
- a CDS encoding HigA family addiction module antitoxin: MHNPPHPGKVIKELCLLPLGLSVTETAKGLGVSRKTLSALLNGHAGISPEMAIRLSKAFGGSAESWLIQQTQYDLWQAMQNEKEIKVKAFA
- a CDS encoding alpha/beta hydrolase translates to MQTQLNGIQLAYDEVGEGPAVLLIHGFPLGRQMWRPQAEALAAAGFRAVVPDLRGFGESEPGTEVGSTDLLADDLIALLDYLGIEKAVVGGMSMGGYVMLNLLARYPERFSAACFIVTRADADDETARGKRNHLIAEIEAGRPDAVPNAFTPLLFADQTVADRPELVEEVRGWMTATPPSGLILGLQAIRDRGDSSALLSLLKIPALVMGAQEDKAIPPEKSTDMAEQIPGAQLQMLSNAGHMANIEQPDAFNSALLDFLRDN